A part of Caretta caretta isolate rCarCar2 chromosome 1, rCarCar1.hap1, whole genome shotgun sequence genomic DNA contains:
- the LOC125630353 gene encoding uncharacterized protein LOC125630353 isoform X1: protein MHWPGRQEKARKLLNFSFLFAWSPAACHAGRSSSAEVPMMEFQNRKRAPAWTEWEVRDLIAVWGEESVLSELRSGFRNAKTFVKISQGMKDRGCNRDPKQCRVKLKELRQAYQKTREANGRSGSEPQTCRFYDELQAILGGSATTTPAVLFHSFNGDGGNTEAGSEDKKDSSQQASGETGFPDCQELFLTLDLEPVPPEPTQGCLPDPPGGEGTSAACVSMITGSSPSQRLVKIRRRKKRTCDEMFSELMLSSHTDRAQTNAWRQTMPECRKAQYDHKER, encoded by the exons atgcactggccaggtagacaggaaaaggcccgcaaacttttgaatttcagtttcctgtttgcatggtcacctgcagcttgccacgctggccggAGCTCATCAGCGGAGGTGCCCATGATGGagttccagaatcgcaaaagagctccagcatggactgaatgggaggtacgggatctgatcgctgtatggggagaggaatctgtgctatcagaactccgttccggttttcgaaatgccaaaacatttgtcaaaatctcccagggcatgaaggacagaggctgtaacagggacccaaagcaatgccgcgtgaaacttaaggagctgaggcaagcctaccagaaaaccagagaggcaaatggccgctccgggtcagagccccaaacgtgccgcttctatgatgagctgcaggccattttagggggttcagccaccactaccccagccgtgttgtttcactccttcaatggagatggaggcaacacagaagcaggttctGAGGACAAgaaagatagctcacagcaagcaagcggagaaaccggttttcccgactgccaggaactgtttctcaccctggacctggagccagtcccccccgaacccacccaaggctgcctcccggacccgccaggcggagaagggacctctg ctgcatgtgtttcaatgatcacaggatcttctccttcccagaggctagtgaagattagaaggcgaaaaaaacgcacttgtgatgaaatgttctctgagctcatgctgtcctcccatactgacagagcacagacgaatgcatggaggcagacaatgccagagtgcaggaaagcacaatatgaccacAAGGAGAGGtga
- the LOC125630353 gene encoding zinc finger and SCAN domain-containing protein 20-like isoform X2 has protein sequence MMEFQNRKRAPAWTEWEVRDLIAVWGEESVLSELRSGFRNAKTFVKISQGMKDRGCNRDPKQCRVKLKELRQAYQKTREANGRSGSEPQTCRFYDELQAILGGSATTTPAVLFHSFNGDGGNTEAGSEDKKDSSQQASGETGFPDCQELFLTLDLEPVPPEPTQGCLPDPPGGEGTSAACVSMITGSSPSQRLVKIRRRKKRTCDEMFSELMLSSHTDRAQTNAWRQTMPECRKAQYDHKER, from the exons ATGATGGagttccagaatcgcaaaagagctccagcatggactgaatgggaggtacgggatctgatcgctgtatggggagaggaatctgtgctatcagaactccgttccggttttcgaaatgccaaaacatttgtcaaaatctcccagggcatgaaggacagaggctgtaacagggacccaaagcaatgccgcgtgaaacttaaggagctgaggcaagcctaccagaaaaccagagaggcaaatggccgctccgggtcagagccccaaacgtgccgcttctatgatgagctgcaggccattttagggggttcagccaccactaccccagccgtgttgtttcactccttcaatggagatggaggcaacacagaagcaggttctGAGGACAAgaaagatagctcacagcaagcaagcggagaaaccggttttcccgactgccaggaactgtttctcaccctggacctggagccagtcccccccgaacccacccaaggctgcctcccggacccgccaggcggagaagggacctctg ctgcatgtgtttcaatgatcacaggatcttctccttcccagaggctagtgaagattagaaggcgaaaaaaacgcacttgtgatgaaatgttctctgagctcatgctgtcctcccatactgacagagcacagacgaatgcatggaggcagacaatgccagagtgcaggaaagcacaatatgaccacAAGGAGAGGtga